A window of the Bradyrhizobium ottawaense genome harbors these coding sequences:
- the hpnE gene encoding hydroxysqualene dehydroxylase HpnE, with protein MQKNAHIIGAGISGLSAAVRLANANYTVHVHEATQQAGGRCRSYFDAATNLTIDNGNHLLLSGNRHALAYAKSIGTEAGLVGPKRAQFPFVDLSTGQRWQLDLGEGRLPLWVFDEARRVPDTGLLDYLALMPLIWAGTDKLVGKAIPCEGTLYRRLVQPLLLAALNVDPPEGSAGLAGAIVRETLLAGGQACRPLIARDGLSAVLVEPAIKLLQDKGGSVQLGHELREFAIAGDKVGELKFGGDSMAVGAGDVVVLAVPPRPAASLLPGLKTPSKFRAIVNAHFRFDPPRDAPPLVGVVGGLVEWLFAFPQRLSVTISNGDQLIDLPREELAQAIWQDVCKAAGLPGEPALPPWQIVRERRATFEATPEQNALRPGPVTAYKNLFLAGDWTDTGLPATIEGSVRSGDRAADLVLSRQHA; from the coding sequence ATGCAAAAAAACGCTCATATCATCGGCGCCGGCATTTCCGGCCTCTCGGCGGCTGTGCGGCTGGCGAATGCGAATTACACGGTGCATGTCCACGAGGCCACGCAGCAGGCCGGTGGCCGCTGCCGGTCCTATTTCGACGCCGCCACCAACCTCACCATCGACAACGGCAACCATCTGCTGTTGTCCGGCAACCGCCATGCGCTGGCCTACGCCAAATCGATCGGGACCGAGGCGGGGCTGGTCGGACCGAAGCGCGCGCAGTTTCCCTTTGTCGACCTCTCGACCGGCCAGCGCTGGCAGCTCGACCTCGGCGAGGGCCGCCTGCCGCTGTGGGTGTTCGACGAGGCGCGCCGCGTTCCTGACACCGGCCTGCTCGATTATCTGGCATTGATGCCTTTGATCTGGGCAGGGACCGACAAGCTTGTCGGCAAGGCGATCCCCTGCGAGGGCACGCTGTACCGGCGGCTGGTGCAGCCGCTGTTGCTGGCTGCGCTGAATGTCGATCCGCCCGAAGGCTCGGCCGGCCTGGCCGGCGCGATCGTGCGCGAAACCCTGCTGGCGGGCGGACAGGCCTGCCGGCCGCTGATCGCGCGCGACGGCCTCAGCGCGGTGCTGGTCGAACCTGCGATCAAGCTGTTGCAGGACAAGGGCGGCTCGGTCCAGCTCGGACACGAGCTGCGCGAATTCGCGATCGCCGGCGACAAGGTCGGCGAACTGAAATTCGGCGGCGACAGCATGGCGGTCGGCGCCGGCGATGTCGTGGTGCTCGCGGTACCGCCGCGTCCCGCCGCGTCGCTGCTGCCCGGGCTGAAGACGCCGTCGAAATTCCGCGCCATCGTCAATGCGCATTTCCGCTTCGATCCGCCAAGGGATGCGCCGCCGCTCGTCGGCGTCGTTGGCGGGCTGGTGGAATGGCTGTTTGCGTTCCCGCAGCGGCTGTCGGTCACCATCAGCAATGGCGACCAGCTGATCGATTTGCCGCGTGAGGAACTGGCGCAGGCGATCTGGCAGGATGTCTGCAAGGCCGCCGGCCTGCCGGGAGAACCGGCCTTGCCGCCGTGGCAGATCGTGCGCGAACGCCGTGCTACCTTCGAGGCGACGCCGGAGCAGAATGCGCTGCGGCCGGGCCCGGTGACGGCTTACAAGAACCTGTTTCTTGCCGGCGACTGGACTGATACCGGGTTGCCGGCAACCATCGAGGGATCGGTGCGGTCCGGCGACCGCGCCGCCGATCTGGTTTTGTCGAGGCAGCACGCCTGA
- the hpnD gene encoding presqualene diphosphate synthase HpnD — MTLDTAAANADYGTTASGSSFYAAMRILPRAQRDAMFQIYSFCRQVDDIADSDGPRPERLAALQQWRDDIDALYQGRPPERLKDYVSSVRGFGLKREDFLAIIDGMEMDVPQDIRAPDMATLDLYCDRVASAVGRLSVRVFGLPENDGILLAHHLGRALQLTNILRDIDEDAGLGRLYLPREGLLHAGITSDDPVKVSAERTLPKVCLPLVERAKSHFDQADQIMSRNSRRVVRAPRIMSKYYRAILELLIARGFAAPRAPVRVNKMAKIAILLRYAII; from the coding sequence ATGACGCTGGACACGGCGGCGGCCAACGCAGATTACGGCACCACCGCGTCCGGCAGTTCGTTCTACGCCGCGATGCGCATCCTGCCGCGCGCACAGCGCGATGCGATGTTCCAGATCTACAGTTTCTGCCGGCAGGTCGATGACATTGCAGACTCCGACGGACCGCGGCCCGAGCGGCTGGCGGCGCTGCAGCAATGGCGCGACGACATCGACGCGCTGTACCAGGGCCGTCCGCCGGAGCGGCTGAAGGATTACGTGTCGTCGGTGCGCGGCTTCGGCCTCAAGCGCGAGGATTTCCTGGCCATCATCGACGGCATGGAGATGGACGTGCCGCAGGACATCCGGGCGCCCGACATGGCGACCCTCGATCTCTATTGCGACCGCGTCGCCAGCGCTGTGGGGCGGCTGTCGGTGCGCGTGTTCGGCCTGCCCGAGAATGACGGCATCCTGCTCGCCCACCATCTCGGCCGCGCCTTGCAACTCACCAACATCCTGCGCGACATCGACGAGGACGCCGGCCTCGGCCGCCTCTATCTGCCGCGCGAGGGCCTGCTGCACGCCGGCATCACCAGCGACGATCCGGTGAAGGTCTCGGCCGAACGGACGCTGCCGAAAGTGTGCCTGCCGCTGGTCGAGCGCGCGAAATCGCATTTCGACCAGGCCGACCAGATCATGAGCCGCAATTCGCGGCGCGTCGTGCGCGCGCCCCGGATCATGTCGAAATATTATCGTGCGATACTGGAGCTGTTGATTGCCCGGGGCTTTGCCGCTCCGCGCGCGCCGGTTCGCGTCAACAAGATGGCGAAGATCGCCATCCTTCTCCGTTACGCGATCATCTGA